A window of the Hordeum vulgare subsp. vulgare chromosome 5H, MorexV3_pseudomolecules_assembly, whole genome shotgun sequence genome harbors these coding sequences:
- the LOC123398739 gene encoding uncharacterized protein LOC123398739, which yields MGLCVSYDAAADGPATARVVLPSGELREYSPPATAALVVEEVGRQGWFLCDADKMGFEGSVAAVASDEELQPGQIYFVLPAEMLRRRLTGEEVASLAVKASAALVKAATASSAGGRRRRGSVAPLVFAPSEEDYSDETLAAFAVKPTVPQKRRVAYRGGRSPPRFSPDLTAILESE from the coding sequence ATGGGCCTGTGTGTGTCATACGACGcggcggccgacggcccggcgaccGCGAGGGTGGTGCTGCCCAGCGGCGAGCTCCGGGAGTACTCTCCGCCCGCAACAGCCGcgctggtggtggaggaggtggggcGGCAGGGGTGGTTCCTGTGCGACGCCGACAAGATGGGGTTCGAGGGCTCCGTCGCGGCGGTGGCCAGCGACGAGGAGCTCCAGCCGGGGCAGATCTACTTCGTGCTCCCCGCAGAGATGCTGCGCCGCCGCCTCACCGGCGAGGAGGTGGCCTCGCTCGCTGTCAAGGCCAGCGCCGCCCTCGTTAAGGCCGCCACCGCCTCGTCTGCCGGCGGCCGGCGCCGGCGAGGCTCTGTCGCGCCGCTCGTGTTCGCGCCTTCAGAGGAGGACTACTCGGACGAGACCTTGGCGGCGTTTGCGGTGAAACCGACGGTGCCACAGAAGCGAAGGGTGGCTTACCGAGGCGGGAGGTCGCCGCCGAGGTTCTCCCCTGACTTAACCGCCATCCTGGAGAGCGAGTAG